In Plasmodium falciparum 3D7 genome assembly, chromosome: 13, the following are encoded in one genomic region:
- a CDS encoding V-type proton ATPase subunit H, putative — translation MANDSGISVITKIVESEQKNQILHDSILNKMPCYDKYEEINILSVEEVGLLKKFHDFSKKEKYEYFKENDTIVSILFNCLQTDFNLHLMQYVLTIFYEIIRNDGSSYSYILGILHDKDMYGYLMKLCTHSDTYIADKSSFLLSGSFCYNNNYFTEVQIKEFIIKIDFFNVSEEGKMDIYINILKIDNFRKDIYELEQFTSIIKKNLELSNNNANKQYKSVFCVWLLTFKDYFIKQLYKNNIIAIVINLFKKCRVEKILRVSLNIIKNIMHIDDCFEIIVDNNIIQTMTVLQYDKWRDNDIYDTIVQLLNKLDQRIKNYSNFERYCHELSNGKLKWSVLHTEKFWLENVMQFEKDEFKAIQQLADIIKLYAHNIIQKSETGESKEEIDAVTVAVACFDIGEFARLYPNGKKICQKFKIKENIMILIATKDRDIVREALLCAQKIMLNNWQSISNSK, via the exons atggcAAATGATAGTGGTATCAGtgtaataacaaaaattgtGGAGTCTGAACAAAAGAAtcaa aTATTACATGATTCTATTTTGAATAAGATGCCTTgttatgataaatatgaagAGATCAATATTTTGTCAGTTGAAGAAGTAGGGTTATTAAAAAAGTTTCATGATTTTagtaaaaaggaaaaatatgaatattttaaagaaaacGATACTATagtatcaatattatttaattgttTACAAACAGATTTCAATCTTCATTTAATGCAATATGTATTAacaatattttatgaaataataagaaatgaTGGAAGTTCTTATAGTTATATATTAGGTATATTACATGATAAAGACATGTATGGATATTTGATGAAGTTATGTACACATAGTGATACGTATATAGCTGATAAGAGTTCGTTTTTATTGTCAGGTAgtttttgttataataataattattttactGAAGtacaaataaaagaatttattataaaaatcgATTTCTTTAATGTTAGTGAAGAAGGaaaaatggatatatatataaatatattaaaaattgataattttagaaaggatatatatgaattagaACAATTTACatctattataaaaaaaaatttagagCTATCTAATAATAATGCTAATAAGCAATATAAATCTGTATTTTGTGTATGGCTACTAACCTTTAAAGATTATTTCATTAAACaattatataagaataatattattgctATAGTAATCAatctatttaaaaaatgtagagtagaaaaaattttaagaGTTTCacttaatataataaaaaatattatgcaTATTGATGATTGTTTCGAAATAAtagttgataataatattattcaaacTATGACAGTTTTGCAGTATGATAAGTGGAgagataatgatatatatgatactATAGTTCAGCTTCTGAACAAGTTAGACCAAAGGATCAAAAATTAtag CAATTTTGAAAGATATTGCCACGAATTATCCAACGGAAAATTGAAGTGGTCCGTTTTACATACAGAAAAATTTTGGCTAGAAAATGTCATGCAATTTGAAAAGGATGAATTTAAGGCAATTCAGCAATTAgctgatataataaaattatatgctcataatattattcagaAAAGTGAAACCGGTGAAAGTAAAGAAGAAATAGACGCAGTAACAGTTGCCGTTGCTTGTTTTGATATTGGTGAATTTGCTAGATTATATCCTAATGGTAAGAAAATATGTCagaaatttaaaataaaagaaaatattatgattttaATAGCTACAAAGGATAGAGATATTGTCAGAGAAGCTTTATTATGTGCGCAAAAAATTATGTTGAATAATTGGCAGAGTATATCTAATtcgaaataa
- a CDS encoding RED-like protein, putative: MSTELTNNDFRRIFDNFEKEKKEKENDALLKEEKKLKRKQKYLIKKKKNEEKNENQKYRDRAEERRKGILKDVKDESVLYNNINNTIDESKFMGGDEEHTHLVKGLDFLLLNKVRNKLIDKISSEKEKMKINNINKYITSGENVLTNRSLSLSSTTSFINEESKYIFKYFFLFEHPHHIHFKDKINGIYENIINNMKFKNYNKNIHSVNYKYNIDMDIDQNDIPIKYIYNVDHIKNHHTYYLKNSFLNEIGACFKWHMENKKKKKSERLSRRPLTNNFSDPNLVSQVQAEDDDIDIFKIDDKDINETDIINTNKSEIDDKNNIKTATQNEIKDIIFKDSKEDISRSIKENKDNYLNYNMKQFLSGKNISKSNNQDKENEKNSLTKNIFKDTYDECYPGYG; this comes from the coding sequence ATGTCTACCGAATTAACTAATAACGACTTTCGTCGTATTTTTGATAATTtcgaaaaggaaaaaaaagagaaggAAAACGATGcattattaaaagaagaaaagaaattgaaaaggaaacaaaaatatttaattaaaaaaaaaaaaaatgaagagaaaaatgaaaatcaaAAGTATAGAGATCGAGCAgaagaaagaagaaaaggTATATTAAAAGATGTTAAAGATGAAagtgttttatataataatataaacaatactATTGATGAATCAAAATTTATGGGTGGAGATGAGGAACATACACATTTAGTAAAGGGTcttgattttttattattgaatAAAGTtagaaataaattaattgataaaataagttcagaaaaagaaaaaatgaaaataaataatattaataaatatattacaagtGGTGAAAATGTATTAACTAATAGATCGTTATCATTGTCATCAACTACAAGttttataaatgaagaatcaaaatatattttcaaatatttttttttatttgaacaCCCACATCATATACATTTCAAGGATAAAATCAATggtatatatgaaaatattataaataatatgaagttcaaaaattataataaaaatattcattcagtaaattataaatataatatagatatgGATATTGATCAAAATGATATaccaattaaatatatttataatgttgatcatataaaaaacCATCATActtattatttgaaaaattcatttttaaatgaaatCGGTGCATGTTTTAAATGGCATAtggaaaataagaaaaaaaaaaaaagtgaaagGTTATCCAGGAGACCCTTAACAAATAACTTTTCAGATCCAAAtttagttagtcaagttcAAGCGGAGGATGATGATATtgacatttttaaaattgatGATAAAGACATAAATGAAAcggatataataaatacaaataaatcaGAAATTGatgataagaataatatCAAAACGGCAACccaaaatgaaataaaagatataatatttaaagacAGTAAAGAGGATATATCTAGAAgtataaaagaaaacaaagacaattatttaaattataatatgaaacaATTTTTATcaggaaaaaatatttctaaaTCGAATAATcaagataaagaaaatgaaaagaatagtttaaccaaaaatatatttaaagataCATATGATGAATGTTATCCTGGTTATGGTTAA
- a CDS encoding U1 small nuclear ribonucleoprotein A, putative — protein MSNNTTTHNINSINNVNNNDNINNDALNNPNDYLDKNTNFTNAHFKPSSYVNGAGKNMDSAGNIIPNINNNIQYHMPIPNNMPYGVNPNYNIHNNKMINNPKNMYNAPYPLNMNTIPINSYGGAEKFTHSVRIPIYPTPQNMLYNTMNYMNSKAYIKHLKYNKVIPTDPTIPPNETLYIKNLNDRVKTDEMKKNLKDLFNTYGEIKDLIVMKSFWRKGQAWVVYDDKECATKALNALQGYVLFGKIMQINFSHNKSDIHAKRDGTFVERSKEPKKPKKILEREQKQKEIFEQMHKNYLEMQKNNFNMLNGNKEINKPEIIDLSQMDKQTLIAKAQAKANEDKNKKNEELPNNNIFSSYYQMNNIAPVQNYPVVMPYKILFVENVVENVDTQAFNDLFKNYAGFVEARIIPQRNVAFVDFTDETTATFAMKAVQNYELQGSKLKISYAKR, from the exons ATGAGCAATAATACAACTacacataatattaattcaataaacaatgtaaataataatgataatataaataacgaTGCTTTAAATAACCCAAATGACTATCTTGACAAAAATACAAATTTTACAAATGCACACTTTAAACCTTCAAGTTACGTGAATGGTGCAGGTAAAAACATGGACAGTGCAGGTAATATCATaccaaatataaataataatattcaataTCATATGCCAATTCCTAATAATATGCCTTATGGAGTTAAtccaaattataatattcataataataaaatgataaataatcCAAAAAACATGTATAATGCTCCGTACCCattaaatatgaatactATACCAATTAATTCATATGGAGGAGCCGAAAAGTTTACACATTCTGTACGAATACCTATATACCCAACCCCacaaaatatgttatataataccATGAATTATATGAACAGTAAagcatatataaaacatttgaaatataataaagttaTACCAACTGACCCAACCATACCTCCAAATGAAAcattgtatataaaaaatttgaatGATAGAGTAAAGACagatgaaatgaaaaaaaatttaaaagattTATTTAACACATACGGAGAAATAAAAGATTTAATAGTTATGAAATCATTTTGGAGAAAAGGTCAGGCATGGGTTGTATATGATGACAAAGAATGTGCTACTAAAGCTTTAAATGCACTACAGGGGTATGTGTTATTTGGTAAGATTATGCAAATTAATTTTTCACATAATAAAAGTGATATACATGCCAAAAGAGATGGTACTTTTGTGGAGAGATCAAAAGAACCtaaaaaaccaaaaaaaatacttgaaagagaacaaaaacaaaaagaaatttttgaACAAAtgcataaaaattatttagaaatgcaaaaaaataattttaatatgcTTAATggtaataaagaaataaataaacctGAAATTATAGATTTAAGTCAAATGGATAAACAAACACTTATTGCAAAAGCTCAAGCAAAAGCaaatgaagataaaaataaaaaaaatgaagaattaccaaataataatatattctcatcttattatcaaatgaataatattgcCCCAGTTCAAAATTACCCGGTTGTTATgccatataaaattttatttgttgAAAATGTAGTAGAAAATGTTGATACACAAGCTTTTAATgacttatttaaaaattatgctGGATTTGTTGAGGCTAGAATTATACCTCAGAGAAATGTTGCATTTGTGGATTTTACTGATGAAACCACAGCAACTTTTGCAATGAAAG ctGTACAAAATTATGAATTGCAAGGATCCAAACTGAAAATATCATATGCCAAAAGATAG
- a CDS encoding exosome complex component RRP40, putative produces the protein MEEDDVIISGTHMTIEKDKLEKMNENNFEKIYDNEYENIYRSKCSGILLKTPYYPYKYDIMNTSYKYIPKVGDLVIGIVKSKKLDYYQMDINCNCECIIHKIDSFKYATKSSFPNLLNGTLLYMVVEKMNLENNSVVTSCINSSDVKSWINYENYLGELVDGFVFSVNIASAKSLIGDRCYILDLIGQDIKYEIAVGHNGRIWIKANDPLEINLIHSALKHSFGKTRAQMNVLWKSIYNLNKKTT, from the exons atggaagAGGATGATGTGATAATAAGTGGGACTCACATGACAATAGAGAAGGACAAACTTGAAAAAATGAAcgaaaataattttgaaaaaatttatgataatgaatatgaaaatatatatagaagtAAATGTTCTGGTATTTTATTGAAAACTCcatattatccatataaatatgacATTATGAATACTAGCTATAAATATATCCCTAAAGTTGGTGATTTAGTAATAGGTATAGTAAAGTCGAAGAAATTAGATTATTATCAAATGGATATTAATTGTAATTGTGAAtgtataatacataaaattgATAGTTTTAAATATGCAACCAAAAGCAGCTTtccaaatttattaaatggtacattattatatatggttgttgaaaaaatgaatttagaaaataatagtGTTGTAACTAGTTGTATCAATTCATCAGATGTAAAATCTTGgataaattatgaaaattatttagGAGAATTAGTTGACGGATTCGTTTTTTCGGTTAATATTGCTAGTGCAAAAAGCCTTATCGGAGACAGATGCTATATATTAGATTTAATCGGTcaagatataaaatatgagaTAGCAGTAGGACATAATGGACG aATATGGATTAAGGCAAATGATCCGTTGGAAATTAATTTAATTCACAGTGCACTTAAACATTCCTTTGGAAAAACTAGAGCTCAg atgAATGTATTGTGGAAatctatttataatttaaataaaaaaactacataa
- a CDS encoding U3 small nucleolar RNA-associated protein 6, putative has translation MDKVCKIIENMVYEFNDLKRKELFSDKEIIAIANKRRHHEYRINSPTSVLLHFILYLEFEMNLENLRTKRKNEKKEKLIEEILQNKNLIKNHYKEFSILKNKMEEEKRFDKFKELRKLLNKNENEAKKFKNNVLKVEKKLQTLLGYSLSEHSLIKRIINIFDVCLRKYYNNISLWLQYFNFCFIKKKYDELENAILNSLKYHIKNELIWLIYLFYFYNIKKNIIQTRMLYLRAILFIPDSIYLNILYFHFECDVFIKLLNNYKKKIETDIHQIKAHEPNNNNNHINGTKKKNKNDNNDTKQTVCINSTNDVLSIKTTTNSNSNSNSNNNNNNNNNNNNNSGDSTCNNYDSINNSNNNNYINDNNNVIHLKDLQIDHVYGEFLKTNMDNMNIIDSNNISEIKDNAEGNHVEDYLTSFDNNIYSVIKEEDKYGLDVIIFLIKKYMSTLSKDKSKLHIFVFLLLNTLLKIEKNSWIKMYTKQYDDFKQVVLDSINSCKFEQPFLYYYFFIETCVNSCYFDFFEDEEFTILKDQYYKTSMEKIENKNIYNIEKYFKYEHVKILLKQLFNMFDNELMIYFFCIILTNLYDNISIYNNISEIFTIDINVKNDILEKNDKNKEINNTNHTNNNDNLENNILDNTDTITNNLNVDNINSTKNILHYMKEPNLTCHEDLEIFHFLKDDIFLCSNYKFHKINMDFIKENNINTYDLLCKLNFITHVCLMEKNHSEISSNNYLFSYDKTNKNKDILSSILYFFLYNPKNLVQKVSDQKAKINEIKEQNISPNFVVKKRKQAKNLLPSPFVSKKVKRENQNKTKKNNDLNIYENDSDNKSVSDTDEETDEETDEETDEETDEETDEETDEETDEETDEETDEETDEETDEETDEQNDEKRNKNVEDNNNNNTNTSNEEEKKNISPKKSENTQLMKKKEIDEKEIFIIDKLLLTLTKKIHVLVKIHIIKCILNIIVFLDNENIKACLSMNIKQEYKNIMKMNVSGKYSNELNEMISIYKKVYTE, from the coding sequence ATGGACAAAGTATGTAAGATAATAGAAAACATGGTATATGAATTTAATGATTTGAAAAGGAAAGAATTATTTAgtgataaagaaataatagcCATAGCAAATAAAAGAAGACATCATGAATATAGAATTAATAGTCCTACTTCagtattattacattttattttgtatttagAGTTTGAAATGAATTTAGAAAATTTAAgaacaaaaaggaaaaatgagaaaaaagaaaaacttaTTGAggaaatattacaaaataaaaatttaataaaaaatcattataaggaattttccatattaaaaaataaaatggaagAAGAAAAGCGTTTTGATAAATTTAAAGAATtaagaaaattattaaataaaaatgaaaatgaagcaaagaaatttaaaaataatgttttaAAAGTAGAGAAGAAATTACAAACTTTATTAGGATATAGTTTATCTGAACATTCattaattaaaagaataattaatatatttgatgtatgcttaagaaaatattataataatatttctttatggttacaatattttaatttctgttttataaaaaaaaaatatgatgaacTTGAAAACGCTATATTAAATAGtttaaaatatcatataaaaaatgaacttATATggttaatttatttattttatttttataatataaaaaaaaatattatacaaacaAGAATGTTGTATCTAAGGGCAATTCTATTTATTCCGGATAGTATCTATTTAAATAtcctttattttcattttgaatgtgatgtttttataaaattattaaataattataaaaagaaaattgaaACAGATATACATCAGATTAAAGCGCATGaaccaaataataataataatcatataaatgggacaaagaaaaaaaataaaaatgataacaatGATACAAAACAAACTGTATGTATTAATAGTACGAATGACGTACTAAGTATAAAAACAACAAcaaatagtaatagtaatagtaatagtaataataataataataataataataataataataataatagtggtGATTCCACGTGTAACAACTATGATagtataaataattcaaataataataattatataaacgaTAATAACAATGTAATACATTTGAAAGATTTACAAATCGATCATGTGTATGGAGAGTTTTTAAAAAccaatatggataatatgaatattattgatagtaataatatttcagAAATTAAGGATAATGCAGAAGGTAATCATGTTGAAGATTATCTAACCTCATTTGATAACAATATTTACAGTGttataaaagaagaagataaaTATGGACTTgatgttataatatttttaattaaaaaatatatgagtACTCTAAGCAAGGATAAGAGCAAATTACATATCTTcgtatttttacttttaaacACACTATTAAAAATCGAAAAAAATTCATGGATTAAAATGTACACAAAACAATATGACGATTTTAAACAAGTAGTTTTAGATTCTATTAATTCTTGTAAATTTGAACAaccttttctttattattatttttttatagaaaCTTGTGTAAACTCTtgttattttgatttttttgaAGATGAAGAATTTACTATTTTAAAGGATCAGTATTATAAAACTTCTAtggaaaaaatagaaaataaaaatatatataatattgaaaaatattttaaatatgaacatgttaaaattttattaaaacaacTTTTCAATATGTTTGACAATGAATTGAtgatttatttcttttgtataatactaacaaatttatatgataatattagtatatataataatatatcagaAATATTTACTATTGacataaatgtaaaaaatgacATATTAGAAAAGAacgataaaaataaagaaataaataatacaaatcataccaataataatgataatttagaaaataatatattagataaTACAGATACCATAACAAATAATCTAAATgtagataatattaattctacgaaaaatattttacactATATGAAAGAACCAAACTTAACATGTCATGAAGATTTAgaaatttttcatttcctaaaagatgatatatttctatgtagtaattataaatttcatAAAATCAATATGGATTTTATTAAagaaaacaatataaataccTATGATCTTTTATGTAAACTTAATTTTATAACGCATGTATGCTTGATGGAAAAAAATCATTCTGAGATCAGCtcgaataattatttatttagcTATGATAAAacgaataaaaataaagatattctTTCCTCTAtcttatatttctttttatataacccTAAAAATTTAGTTCAAAAGGTAAGTGATCAAAAAGcaaaaattaatgaaataaaGGAACAAAATATCTCTCCCAATTTTGTTGTCAAGAAAAGGAAACAAGCCAAAAATTTGTTGCCTTCACCTTTTGTAAGTAAGAAGGTCAAAAGGGAAAATCAAAACAAgacaaagaaaaataatgacCTAAATATTTATGAGAATGATAGTGATAATAAAAGTGTGAGCGATACAGATGAGGAAACTGATGAGGAAACTGATGAGGAAACTGATGAGGAAACTGATGAGGAAACTGATGAGGAAACTGATGAGGAAACTGATGAGGAAACTGATGAGGAAACTGATGAGGAAACTGATGAGGAAACTGATGAGGAAACTGATGaacaaaatgatgaaaaaagaaataaaaatgttgaagataataataataataacacgAATACTagtaatgaagaagaaaaaaaaaatatatccccAAAAAAATCAGAGAATACacaattaatgaaaaaaaaagaaatagatgaaaaagaaatttttattatagatAAATTGCTTTTAACACTtactaaaaaaatacacGTTTTggtaaaaatacatattatcaaatgtattttaaatataatagtatTTTTAGACaacgaaaatataaaagcatGTCTTAGTATGAACATTAAAcaggaatataaaaatataatgaaaatgaatgTGAGTGGAAAATATTCTAATGAACTTAATGAAAtgataagtatatataaaaaagtgtATACAGAATAA
- a CDS encoding DnaJ protein, putative, producing the protein MEEGKVGNSNEDFPEKEMNIDTNNNMKDNTHEDEKNNPSEENQLNNNNNDDDDDMNELLETFLQDIDNITSNKEKNVEEKKLNKGDAGKEINRILEHKHSSPFEIFGIYENINMDLIKSRYRKLSILIHPDKCKIDKAAEAFHILTRAYEELQKDEIKEQYKSVYEIAKKNIIKKHQLKKKKINEINEYLNKTEEEYEITKEIQQLINEECENLLKIQKEKIEYAQNCKLANMKYVQEKEEERLKEEMEKEKEKKLWEQGRDERVNNWKNYKKENLKDEKEFHLYKNINKKKQERTQQEEQKLKNVPLTYEQNNVHKKRKKN; encoded by the coding sequence ATGGAAGAAGGGAAAGTCGGCAACAGTAATGAGGATTTTCCTGAAAAGGAAATGAATATTGATacgaataataatatgaaggaTAATACACATGAGGATGAGAAAAATAATCCTAGTGAGGAAAACCAattaaataacaataataatgatgatgatgatgatatgaATGAACTACTTGAAACTTTTTTACAAGATATTGATAACATAACATCcaataaagaaaagaatgttgaagaaaaaaaattaaataaggGAGATGCAGGTAAAGAAATAAATCGTATTTTAGAACATAAGCATAGTTCTCCTTTTGAAATATTTGgaatttatgaaaatattaatatggaTCTTATAAAAAGTCGATATAGAAAATTATCCATATTAATTCATCCTGATAAATGTAAAATTGATAAAGCTGCTGAGgcttttcatatattaacgAGAGCATATGAGGAATTACAAAAAGATGAAATTAAAGAACAGTATAAATCTGTTTATGAAATAgctaaaaagaatataataaagaaacatcaattaaaaaaaaaaaaaattaacgaaataaatgaatatttaaataaaactGAAGAAGAATATGAAATAACCAAAGAAATACAACAACTAATTAATGAAGAATgtgaaaatttattaaaaatacaaaaagaaaaaattgaatATGCTCAAAATTGTAAGCTAGCCAATATGAAATATGttcaagaaaaagaagaagaaagacttaaagaagaaatggaaaaagaaaaagaaaaaaaattatgggAACAAGGAAGAGATGAAAGAGTTAATAACtggaaaaattataaaaaagaaaacctaaaggatgaaaaagaatttcatttatataaaaatattaataaaaaaaaacaagaacgAACACAACAAGAAGAacaaaaattgaaaaatgtTCCATTAacatatgaacaaaataatgtaCACAAAAAGAGGAAGAAAAATTGA
- a CDS encoding ATP-dependent RNA helicase DBP6, putative, translated as MKNFFILHLRNNYSIFLNKPLQVFTLNVKLNSHVKVNYKHELLTYEFRKITYVKKKKKKSYHNCDGRYITTLNKTININEKYSKLKNDGLLNSTPDNHIKDNIIKEDLLYRKNNEKENEEVIKSNIDENKNVHMNDQNEQNKHCYNKLLIESCCHIDKDVKKSLLEIFQYKEFTDVQRIVYDNIIKEKKQNDLLIQAKTGTGKTIAYLLLSINDIIKNKILSVHTLIIVPTRELANQIYNECKLLLTYKHNINVLTLTGGIKRRDDQLNIRRIKPDIIICTVGRLLDHFESTYLFNTLFENLKMLIIDEADQLLSTGYENDIHRLLTYLPSNRRNILLSATLGYNLDEIRKKMCKSDYIYLNCVKDISKHTSDQLIQYVLFHKAIDTTIILYNLLIEHMRLNQFTYKIIVFFPTARATSFYAQFFINQLKISVYEIHRKKEMAHRQITANRFSMESVGILFTSDISSRGLNYPDITLIIQVNTPISREQYIHRVGRTARSNKKGMAIILLNEADELFYQEIKDLNIQKLNAQNYTLKNTNLSNYLSTWMSNTQLLYLAYAYYSSILRFYKTKYTHLKINDDEIIDAVNNMLLSTGLVEQPYISRNLATTLNMQNNVKLKIRKDLDDILLL; from the coding sequence aTGAAAAACTTTTTTATACTTCACTTGAGGAATAATTATTCCATCTTTTTGAATAAGCCTCTACAAGTATTTACATTAAATGTTAAATTAAATAGTCATGTTAAAGTAAACTATAAACATGAGCTATTAACTTATGAGTTCAGAAAAATAacatatgttaaaaaaaaaaaaaaaaaaagttatcaTAATTGTGATGGAAGATATATTACTACATTAAACAAAACgattaatattaatgaaaaatacaGTAAGCTTAAAAACGATGGTTTATTAAATTCTACTCCAGACAATCATATAAAAGATAACATTATTAAAGAAGACTTATTATATAGAAAGAATaacgaaaaagaaaatgaagaggtaataaaatcaaatatagatgaaaataaaaatgtacatatgaATGACCagaatgaacaaaataaacattgttataataaattattaatagaaAGTTGTTGTCATATAGATAAAGatgtaaaaaaaagtttattagaaatatttcaatataaagaatttacAGATGTTCAAAGAATtgtatatgataatattataaaagagaaaaaacaaaatgatttattaattCAAGCAAAAACAGGGACAGGAAAAACAAttgcatatttattattatccattaatgatattataaaaaataaaatattaagtgTTCATACTCTTATTATAGTACCAACAAGAGAATTGgcaaatcaaatatataatgaatgcaaattattattaacgtataaacataatattaaCGTTTTAACACTTACAGGAGGTATAAAAAGAAGAGATGACcaattaaatataagaagaattaaaccagatattattatatgtacggTCGGGAGATTATTAGATCATTTTGAATctacttatttatttaatacgTTATtcgaaaatttaaaaatgttaataattGATGAAGCGGATCAATTATTAAGTACAGGATATGAAAATGATATTCATCGattattaacatatttaCCATCTAATAGAagaaatattcttttatctGCTACATTAGGATATAACTTAGatgaaataagaaaaaaaatgtgtaaaTCAGATTATATCTATTTAAATTGTGTTAAAGACATTTCCAAACATACAAGTGATCAATTAATACAATATGTGTTATTTCACAAAGCCATTGATACtactattatattatataacttATTAATTGAACATATGAGATTAAACcaatttacatataaaattatcgTTTTCTTTCCAACCGCAAGAGCTACCTCTTTTTATGcacaattttttataaaccaATTAAAAATATCAGTTTATGAAATAcatagaaaaaaagaaatggcACATAGACAAATCACAGCTAATAGATTTTCTATGGAATCTGTTGGAATTCTATTTACATCAGATATAAGTTCTAGAGGATTAAATTATCCAGATATTACTCTAATTATTCAAGTTAATACACCCATATCAAGAGAACAATATATTCATAGAGTTGGAAGAACAGCTAgaagtaataaaaaaggaatggccattatattattaaatgaagcAGATGAATTATTTTATCAAGAAATTAAAgatttaaatatacaaaaattaaatgcACAAAATTATAccttaaaaaatacaaaccTCTCAAATTATTTATCCACATGGATGTCTAATACACAATTACTATATTTAGCATATGCATATTATTCTTCTATATTAAGGTTTTATAAAACCAAATATACTCATCTcaaaataaatgatgatgaaatcATTGATGCtgttaataatatgttaCTTTCAACAGGATTAGTTGAACAACCTTATATTTCAAGAAATTTAGCTACAACTCTGAACATGCAAAATAATGTAAAGCTTAAAATAAGGAAGGATTTGGACGACATcttgttattataa